A genome region from Frankineae bacterium MT45 includes the following:
- a CDS encoding Beta-lactamase class A, translating into MTESPQPRKAGARHAAPRRGRPDSRLTPTRSERRQRSSGRFSSLPLVLTVVVLVALVALVGTRLRSFENAKAHPDAAAPNPVTTSSPAAATPSPKPTPKPTPKVTATPSLQALTAAAQLDASQTLKALMASHPGIDVSVAALNLTTGASFRYGSTQGMVEGSVVKLDILLSGLAEDDDGLSSTQGSNAAAMMENSDNGAADSLFVSIGGNSTLNTANQRFGLTSTNLDPSGQWGLSTTSASDQILLLKQLTNASSVLSSQEKSYALGLMGDVEADQRWGVGAAADKGTTFVNKNGWLNLDDDDGLWLTNSDGIITVNGQKVLLSVLTQHNSNFAAGVSLVEALAKAAAPGVITDS; encoded by the coding sequence ATGACCGAATCTCCGCAGCCGCGTAAGGCGGGTGCCCGGCACGCCGCACCGCGTCGCGGAAGGCCGGACAGCCGCCTGACACCGACCCGTAGTGAGCGCCGTCAGCGCTCCTCGGGCCGGTTTTCGTCGCTGCCGCTCGTCCTCACCGTCGTCGTCCTGGTCGCCCTGGTGGCGCTCGTCGGGACCCGGCTGCGGAGCTTTGAGAATGCCAAGGCGCACCCGGATGCGGCGGCGCCGAATCCGGTAACCACAAGCTCGCCGGCGGCGGCCACCCCCAGCCCGAAGCCGACCCCGAAGCCCACCCCCAAGGTGACGGCAACTCCGTCGCTCCAGGCGCTCACGGCGGCGGCTCAACTCGACGCCAGCCAGACGCTGAAGGCGTTGATGGCCAGTCATCCCGGGATCGATGTGTCGGTAGCGGCCCTCAACCTCACCACGGGCGCGAGCTTCCGGTACGGGTCGACCCAGGGAATGGTCGAGGGGAGCGTCGTCAAGCTCGACATCCTGCTCTCCGGCCTGGCCGAGGACGATGACGGCCTCAGCTCGACGCAGGGCAGCAATGCGGCGGCCATGATGGAGAACAGCGACAACGGCGCCGCCGATTCGCTCTTCGTGTCGATTGGTGGCAACAGCACGCTCAACACGGCCAACCAGCGCTTCGGACTGACCAGCACGAACCTCGACCCCTCCGGGCAGTGGGGGCTGTCGACCACGTCGGCGTCTGACCAGATCCTGCTTCTCAAGCAGCTGACGAACGCATCGTCGGTGCTGAGCAGCCAGGAGAAGTCCTACGCTCTCGGCCTGATGGGCGACGTCGAGGCCGACCAGCGGTGGGGCGTCGGGGCGGCAGCCGACAAGGGGACGACCTTCGTCAACAAGAACGGTTGGCTGAATCTAGACGACGATGACGGCCTCTGGCTGACCAACAGCGACGGCATCATCACCGTCAACGGTCAGAAGGTGCTGCTGAGCGTCTTGACGCAGCACAACAGCAACTTCGCGGCTGGCGTGAGCCTCGTCGAGGCGCTCGCCAAGGCGGCGGCACCCGGCGTCATCACCGACTCCTGA
- a CDS encoding Protein N-acetyltransferase, RimJ/RimL family, producing the protein MPTLRTQRLVLRPFRETDEDAAMHFHSREDVVRYIPWTARSREEVREAIGKYIAAQTLEQDGDFLNFAVVESASLQRDSDGDSDGDSDSDGLGGELIGQVVLMLPHAEQRHGEIGYVFAPEVQGRGYATEACRAVLGWGFGEASLHRITAHIDARNTASAALAERLGMRREAHFVQNDWFKGEWTDELVYALLAHEWTTDLASTSAPRPAGPTS; encoded by the coding sequence ATGCCCACCCTGCGCACCCAACGGCTCGTGCTGCGGCCCTTTCGGGAGACCGACGAGGACGCGGCCATGCACTTCCACTCCCGCGAGGACGTCGTCCGCTACATCCCCTGGACGGCGCGCAGCCGCGAGGAGGTGAGGGAGGCGATCGGCAAGTACATAGCAGCGCAGACGCTGGAACAGGACGGCGATTTCCTCAACTTCGCGGTCGTGGAGTCGGCGTCACTCCAGCGCGACAGCGACGGCGACAGCGACGGCGACAGCGACAGCGATGGGCTTGGCGGCGAACTGATCGGCCAGGTCGTGCTCATGCTGCCCCACGCCGAACAGCGCCACGGCGAGATCGGGTATGTCTTCGCTCCCGAAGTCCAGGGCCGCGGCTACGCCACCGAGGCCTGCCGCGCGGTCCTCGGTTGGGGGTTCGGCGAAGCCAGCCTGCACCGGATCACCGCGCACATCGACGCGCGCAACACCGCGTCGGCGGCGCTGGCCGAGCGTCTGGGCATGCGACGCGAGGCCCACTTCGTCCAGAACGACTGGTTCAAGGGCGAGTGGACGGACGAGCTCGTCTACGCGCTGCTGGCCCACGAATGGACCACCGACCTGGCATCCACTTCAGCGCCGCGTCCCGCCGGTCCGACTAGTTAA
- a CDS encoding Uncharacterized membrane protein, YccA/Bax inhibitor family — MASNPVLTKLEAPTAASGASGASSQPISTTSGLPPAGTSGSRPVSFEPAPGSGNRYMTLDDVVVRTAAMLAVIILSGSLSWALATSAAAGALILVGVIGGLALGLYIAFTTKANALTALTYAAFEGLFLGAISRIFESAHPGIVGQAIVGTVMVAAGMLFVYRIGAIRVTPRFWRVVAGATIGVVGLMFVDLLASFFHDGGLGLRQGGLLGIGFSLICIVVASLNLVLDFDLVERSIRRGTDEKFAWYCAFGIMVTLIWLYLEILRLLGNLRN; from the coding sequence GTGGCAAGCAATCCGGTATTGACGAAACTCGAGGCGCCGACGGCGGCTTCGGGGGCATCGGGGGCTTCGTCGCAGCCCATCTCCACCACCTCCGGCCTGCCACCGGCAGGAACGTCTGGCTCGCGCCCGGTCTCCTTCGAGCCGGCGCCGGGCAGTGGCAATCGTTACATGACGCTGGACGATGTGGTGGTTCGCACCGCCGCAATGCTCGCCGTCATCATCCTCAGCGGATCGCTCTCCTGGGCCCTGGCCACCTCGGCGGCCGCCGGTGCGCTGATTCTGGTCGGCGTTATCGGCGGCCTCGCCCTCGGCCTCTACATCGCGTTCACGACGAAGGCGAATGCCCTCACGGCGCTGACGTACGCGGCGTTCGAGGGGCTCTTCCTCGGTGCCATCAGTCGCATCTTTGAGTCGGCCCACCCCGGGATCGTCGGGCAGGCCATCGTCGGCACCGTGATGGTGGCGGCCGGCATGCTCTTCGTCTACCGGATCGGCGCCATCCGGGTCACTCCGCGGTTCTGGCGGGTGGTGGCCGGCGCCACCATCGGAGTGGTCGGGTTGATGTTCGTCGACCTGCTCGCCTCGTTCTTCCACGACGGCGGCCTCGGGCTGCGCCAGGGTGGCCTGCTCGGGATCGGCTTCAGCCTCATCTGCATCGTCGTCGCGTCGCTCAACCTGGTGCTCGACTTCGACCTGGTGGAGCGCTCCATCCGTCGCGGCACCGACGAGAAGTTCGCCTGGTACTGCGCGTTCGGCATCATGGTGACCCTGATCTGGCTCTACCTGGAGATCCTGCGGCTCCTCGGCAACTTACGGAACTAG
- a CDS encoding Lysophospholipase L1 produces the protein MSRASRARRIATTAAYGGTGLGAVTLAGAAAFYGVIKGETELARRRIPEAQVDEEAYSTHLWAAEGVSIRRPPITVAMMGDSTAAGYGVARERDTPGVLLAIGISTVARRPVHLTNVAVVGAESSALPHQLAQLPRHLDLAIVMIGANDVTHRISAPDSVRFLSETVAELVSRGTEVVVGTCPDLGTIRPLAQPLRYFARRLSRNLAAAQTIATVAAGGRTVSLGDLLGPLFAADIAMFGADRFHPSERGYREAANAILPSTLDALGLRTRARSASTFTTQRPKPIARAAAQAVALPGAEVSATTSSKGRPWAQLRRRRTTTVELGTIETAHATELGDEAAAATPGSQTEPAALNGAKPTKSIRRRTVAYPPVE, from the coding sequence ATGAGCAGAGCTTCCCGAGCCCGCCGCATCGCCACCACCGCGGCCTACGGAGGCACCGGTCTCGGCGCGGTCACCCTGGCCGGCGCCGCCGCCTTCTACGGCGTTATCAAGGGCGAGACCGAACTCGCCCGGCGGCGCATCCCCGAGGCTCAGGTGGACGAGGAGGCCTACAGCACGCACCTCTGGGCGGCCGAGGGCGTCAGCATCCGGCGCCCGCCGATCACCGTCGCCATGATGGGCGACTCGACCGCCGCCGGCTACGGGGTGGCCCGTGAGCGCGACACCCCCGGCGTGCTGCTGGCGATCGGCATCTCGACGGTGGCCCGGCGGCCGGTGCACCTGACCAACGTCGCTGTGGTCGGTGCCGAGTCGAGTGCACTCCCCCATCAGCTGGCCCAGTTGCCGCGTCACCTCGACCTGGCCATCGTGATGATCGGCGCCAACGACGTAACCCATCGCATCAGCGCCCCCGACTCGGTGCGTTTCCTGAGCGAGACGGTCGCCGAACTGGTCTCGCGGGGAACCGAGGTCGTGGTCGGGACCTGCCCCGACCTCGGCACCATCCGCCCGCTGGCCCAGCCGCTGCGCTACTTCGCCCGCCGGCTCTCCCGCAATCTGGCCGCGGCCCAGACGATCGCCACGGTGGCGGCCGGCGGACGCACCGTCTCGCTCGGCGACCTGCTGGGACCGCTCTTCGCGGCCGACATCGCGATGTTCGGCGCCGACCGGTTCCACCCCTCTGAGCGGGGCTACCGCGAGGCGGCGAACGCCATCCTCCCCTCCACCCTGGACGCGCTGGGCCTTCGTACCCGGGCCCGCTCGGCCTCGACCTTCACCACCCAGCGCCCGAAGCCGATCGCCCGGGCCGCGGCCCAGGCGGTGGCACTACCGGGCGCCGAGGTCTCCGCGACCACCAGCAGCAAGGGGCGTCCATGGGCCCAACTGCGCCGGCGCCGCACCACCACCGTCGAACTCGGCACGATCGAGACCGCCCACGCCACCGAACTGGGTGATGAGGCTGCAGCGGCGACTCCCGGCAGCCAGACGGAGCCGGCCGCACTCAACGGCGCGAAGCCCACGAAATCGATCCGTCGCCGCACGGTGGCCTACCCACCGGTGGAGTAA
- a CDS encoding DNA-binding transcriptional regulator, MarR family produces MESPQTTEIDPALVSAAAALRELILASENYRQVVATKLALTVSETQAVSYLYARGRMGQGDLGAAMGFNTSSTTALVDRLERNSLAERVADPSDRRRSIIQLTAGGQQVVNASREWFIHAFDEIPAGELGDVAEVLLVLAEGLRARTSTIPAEPEMVERTAPRRRR; encoded by the coding sequence ATGGAATCCCCCCAGACCACTGAGATCGATCCCGCACTGGTCAGTGCTGCCGCAGCCCTGCGCGAGTTGATCCTCGCGAGCGAGAACTACCGGCAGGTGGTCGCCACGAAGCTTGCGCTCACCGTCAGCGAGACCCAAGCCGTCTCCTACCTCTATGCCCGCGGACGGATGGGGCAGGGTGATCTAGGTGCGGCGATGGGCTTCAACACCAGCTCCACCACCGCCCTGGTTGACCGCCTGGAGCGCAATTCCCTCGCCGAACGCGTCGCCGACCCCTCCGATCGCCGGCGCAGCATCATCCAGCTGACCGCCGGTGGCCAGCAGGTGGTCAATGCGTCCCGAGAGTGGTTCATCCATGCCTTCGACGAGATCCCGGCCGGCGAGCTGGGTGACGTCGCCGAGGTGCTGCTGGTGCTGGCCGAGGGCCTGCGCGCCCGGACCTCAACCATCCCGGCCGAGCCGGAGATGGTCGAGAGAACCGCCCCCAGACGCCGGCGCTGA
- a CDS encoding ABC-2 type transport system ATP-binding protein yields the protein MSDAVIAEGLVKRFGTTVALDGLDLSVPEGSVLGLLGPNGAGKTTAVRVLATLLRPDAGRAVVRGIDVTAHPEQVRRIIGVTGQFAAIDDYLTGRENLILFGRLFHLGRAKAAARADELLERFDLTDAASRIAKTYSGGMRRRLDIAASLISQPQVLFLDEPTTGLDPRSRLGMWGVIEDLVKGGTTMLLTTQYLEEADALASSIAVIDAGKVIARGTSDELKAQVGGARLELAIAAATDHTDSSALDTAAAIMRGVGDGAEPSVDTESRRVSVPVNAGASVLAEVVRQLDAVGIGIDDLALRRPTLDDVFLTLTGHGATDEVVNDDAAERAQSKKPAKGRH from the coding sequence ATGTCTGATGCCGTCATCGCCGAAGGTCTCGTTAAACGGTTCGGTACCACGGTCGCCCTCGACGGGCTCGACCTCTCGGTTCCCGAAGGAAGCGTGCTCGGGCTGCTCGGGCCCAACGGTGCGGGTAAAACCACCGCCGTCCGCGTGCTGGCCACGCTGCTGCGCCCTGACGCCGGACGCGCGGTGGTGCGAGGCATCGATGTCACGGCTCATCCCGAACAGGTTCGGCGCATCATCGGCGTCACCGGCCAGTTCGCCGCAATCGATGACTACCTCACCGGCCGCGAGAACCTGATCCTCTTCGGCCGCCTCTTCCATCTCGGTCGGGCAAAGGCGGCGGCCCGGGCCGATGAGCTGCTGGAGCGCTTCGATCTCACCGACGCCGCTTCGCGGATCGCCAAGACCTACTCCGGCGGCATGCGGCGGCGCCTGGACATCGCGGCGTCGCTCATTTCGCAGCCACAGGTCCTCTTCCTGGACGAGCCCACCACCGGCCTCGACCCGCGCAGCCGCCTCGGCATGTGGGGCGTCATCGAAGATCTGGTGAAGGGGGGAACGACCATGCTCCTCACCACTCAGTATCTGGAGGAGGCGGACGCGCTCGCCTCCTCCATCGCCGTGATCGACGCCGGCAAGGTGATCGCGCGGGGCACGTCGGACGAGTTGAAGGCGCAGGTCGGCGGTGCCCGCCTCGAACTGGCCATCGCCGCCGCGACCGACCACACAGATTCGTCGGCGCTCGACACGGCCGCTGCCATCATGCGGGGGGTCGGCGACGGGGCTGAGCCGTCAGTCGACACCGAGAGCCGGCGCGTCTCGGTCCCGGTCAACGCGGGTGCCAGTGTGCTCGCGGAGGTGGTGCGTCAGCTGGACGCGGTCGGCATCGGTATCGACGATCTCGCGCTGCGCCGGCCGACGCTCGACGACGTATTCCTTACCCTCACCGGCCACGGCGCCACCGACGAAGTCGTCAACGATGATGCGGCCGAGCGAGCTCAATCGAAGAAGCCAGCGAAGGGACGCCACTGA
- a CDS encoding magnesium chelatase subunit I, giving the protein MTSPDFGSEIPVEGNGAPNISTLGDLRASGHVHRSVKAEIRQNLINRLASGESSAPGIVGFDDTVLPEIERALLAGHDIVLLGERGQGKTRLIRTLVGLLDEWTPVIAGSELNEHPYHPITASSLIRADEFGDSLPISWRHRSERIGEKLATPDTSVGDLIGDIDPIKVAEGRTLGDPETVHYGLVPRTNRGIFAVNELPDLAERIQVALLNVLEERDIQIRGYQLRLPLDLLMVASANPEDYTNRGRIITPLKDRFGAEVRTHYPLELNDELRLMAQEAAVLWGDPTSEDALSAPVVPGHLLEIVGRFARTVRDAPQVDQRSGVSARFAIAAVETVAASAVRRAAINGEAVAVARVADLPAVVPASRGKVEFDDADEGREFEVLEHLLRVATAATYRSRLAGLDLRPLQQKFDDGLVIETGDTVSADDLLGQIGAVPGLSDLLERLEPDGLGEGPAAVGVAAAAVEFALEGLYLNKRLAKDSSGGRTVYGA; this is encoded by the coding sequence GTGACCTCACCTGACTTCGGCAGTGAAATTCCAGTCGAGGGCAACGGCGCCCCGAACATCTCAACCCTCGGTGACCTACGGGCCAGCGGCCACGTGCACCGCAGCGTCAAGGCGGAGATTCGGCAGAACCTCATCAATCGCCTCGCCTCCGGAGAGTCATCGGCTCCCGGCATCGTCGGCTTCGACGACACCGTCCTCCCCGAGATCGAGCGGGCGCTGCTCGCCGGCCACGACATCGTGCTTCTCGGCGAACGCGGGCAAGGCAAGACTCGGCTGATCCGCACACTGGTCGGGCTGCTCGACGAGTGGACGCCGGTGATCGCCGGATCCGAACTCAACGAACACCCGTACCACCCGATCACCGCCAGCTCGCTGATTCGCGCTGATGAGTTCGGCGACTCGCTGCCGATCAGCTGGCGTCACCGCAGTGAACGAATCGGGGAAAAGTTGGCCACACCCGACACGTCAGTCGGCGATCTCATCGGTGATATCGACCCGATCAAGGTTGCCGAGGGGCGCACCCTCGGCGACCCGGAGACGGTCCACTACGGCCTCGTTCCCCGAACAAATCGCGGCATCTTCGCGGTCAACGAGCTCCCCGACCTGGCCGAGCGGATTCAGGTCGCACTACTGAATGTCCTTGAAGAACGGGACATTCAGATCCGTGGCTACCAGCTCCGCCTGCCGCTGGACCTGCTCATGGTGGCGAGCGCCAACCCAGAGGATTACACCAACCGTGGCCGCATCATCACCCCGCTGAAGGACCGCTTCGGGGCCGAGGTGCGCACGCACTACCCGCTTGAACTCAACGACGAGCTGCGGCTGATGGCCCAGGAGGCGGCCGTCCTCTGGGGCGACCCGACGAGCGAGGATGCCCTCTCAGCGCCGGTCGTCCCCGGACATCTCCTCGAGATTGTCGGACGATTCGCGCGCACGGTGCGCGATGCGCCCCAGGTCGACCAGCGCTCTGGAGTCTCGGCGCGGTTCGCGATCGCCGCGGTCGAGACGGTCGCGGCGAGCGCCGTACGCCGCGCCGCGATCAACGGCGAGGCGGTCGCGGTCGCCCGGGTGGCCGACCTCCCCGCGGTCGTCCCCGCATCCCGCGGCAAGGTCGAGTTCGACGACGCCGACGAGGGGCGCGAGTTCGAGGTGCTGGAGCACCTGCTGCGGGTCGCCACCGCAGCCACCTACCGCTCCCGGCTGGCCGGGCTGGATCTGCGGCCACTACAGCAGAAGTTCGATGACGGGCTGGTCATCGAGACCGGCGACACCGTCTCGGCCGATGACCTGCTCGGGCAGATCGGCGCGGTTCCCGGGCTCAGCGACCTGCTGGAGCGCCTGGAGCCCGACGGCCTGGGCGAGGGTCCGGCCGCAGTTGGCGTCGCCGCAGCGGCCGTCGAGTTCGCCCTCGAAGGGCTGTACCTCAACAAGCGTCTGGCCAAGGACAGCTCCGGCGGACGGACGGTCTACGGAGCATGA
- a CDS encoding cystathionine gamma-lyase, with product MELNFLGTLSNVNHMSETAGFNTRAIHAGQEPDALTGAVAVPIYQTSTYKQDGVGGLRSGYEYSRSGNPTRTALETALAAAEDGARGLAFASGLAAEDTLLRTVCRPGDHVLLPDDAYGGTFRLIASVFSAWGVEYTPVSLGDLDAVRGAIRPTTRLIWCETPTNPLLGIADIAALAEIARGRELLLVVDNTFASPYLQQPLALGADVAVHSTTKYLGGHSDVVGGALVAADAELGERLAFHQNAMGSVAGPFDSWLVLRGLKTLGVRMDRHCANAAAIVEFLAEQEGVSTVHYPGLATHPGHGVAAKQMRDFGGMISFRVNASSSRSAEQVALDVCAGVEIFTLGESLGGVESLIEHPARMTHASVANSPLAVPSDLVRLSVGIEDVADLIADLQQSLAKAFN from the coding sequence ATGGAGCTCAACTTCCTGGGCACTCTGAGTAACGTGAACCACATGTCTGAGACCGCCGGATTCAATACCCGAGCCATCCACGCGGGGCAGGAACCGGATGCTCTCACCGGCGCCGTAGCTGTCCCGATCTATCAGACCTCGACCTACAAGCAGGACGGTGTAGGGGGGCTGCGAAGTGGCTATGAGTACAGCCGCAGCGGCAATCCGACCCGAACGGCGCTGGAGACCGCGCTGGCCGCGGCCGAGGACGGCGCTCGTGGGCTGGCATTCGCCTCGGGGCTCGCGGCCGAGGACACGCTGCTGCGGACGGTCTGCCGACCGGGCGACCACGTGCTGCTCCCGGATGATGCCTACGGGGGCACTTTCCGGTTGATCGCCTCCGTCTTCAGCGCCTGGGGAGTGGAGTACACGCCGGTGTCGCTCGGGGATCTCGACGCGGTCCGGGGTGCTATCCGGCCCACGACCCGCCTCATCTGGTGCGAGACCCCGACCAACCCGCTGCTGGGCATCGCCGACATCGCCGCTCTGGCTGAGATCGCCCGTGGTCGCGAGCTGCTGCTGGTGGTCGACAACACGTTCGCCTCGCCCTATCTGCAGCAGCCGCTGGCGCTCGGTGCGGACGTGGCGGTGCATTCGACGACGAAGTACCTCGGCGGGCACAGCGATGTGGTCGGCGGGGCGCTGGTTGCCGCCGACGCCGAACTGGGGGAGCGCCTGGCCTTCCACCAGAACGCGATGGGGTCCGTCGCCGGGCCCTTCGACTCCTGGTTGGTGCTGCGGGGCTTGAAGACGCTCGGGGTGCGGATGGATCGTCACTGCGCCAACGCAGCCGCCATCGTCGAGTTTCTGGCCGAGCAGGAGGGCGTCTCGACTGTGCACTACCCAGGGCTGGCTACCCACCCCGGTCACGGCGTTGCGGCGAAGCAGATGCGCGACTTCGGCGGCATGATCTCGTTCCGGGTGAACGCGAGCTCGTCGCGCTCGGCGGAGCAGGTGGCGCTGGACGTCTGTGCCGGAGTCGAGATCTTCACGCTCGGTGAGTCATTGGGCGGCGTCGAGTCGCTCATCGAGCACCCGGCCCGGATGACCCACGCGTCAGTGGCCAACTCGCCGCTGGCTGTTCCCTCCGACCTGGTGCGCCTCTCGGTCGGGATCGAAGATGTCGCTGATCTGATCGCTGATCTGCAACAGTCGTTGGCTAAGGCGTTTAACTAG
- a CDS encoding RNA polymerase sigma-70 factor, sigma-E family has product MRDEEAFRAFVQLHGAQLTQTARLLAGSHHAGEDLAQNVLIKLYLKWDRVSEPLAYARKTLVSTHIDSTRRRWWGERPTDDLPDLHSTDDAQQSMAEKDEIRQLLLGLTPRERAVVVLRYYCDLSERETAETLKMPAGTVKSTCARALAQLRVTAAIGEGR; this is encoded by the coding sequence ATGCGAGATGAGGAGGCCTTTCGCGCCTTCGTCCAGCTGCACGGCGCGCAACTGACCCAGACGGCCCGGCTGCTGGCCGGAAGCCATCATGCCGGCGAGGATCTGGCCCAGAACGTCCTGATCAAGCTGTATCTCAAATGGGACCGCGTGAGCGAGCCGCTGGCCTACGCCCGCAAGACGCTGGTGAGCACACACATCGACTCGACCCGTCGACGCTGGTGGGGCGAGCGACCCACTGACGACCTGCCCGACCTGCACAGCACCGACGACGCGCAGCAGAGCATGGCCGAGAAGGACGAGATTCGTCAGCTTTTACTGGGACTTACCCCTCGCGAACGGGCCGTCGTGGTGCTGCGTTACTACTGCGACCTCTCCGAACGCGAGACGGCAGAGACATTGAAGATGCCCGCCGGAACGGTGAAGAGCACCTGCGCGCGGGCCCTGGCTCAGCTGCGCGTGACGGCAGCCATCGGGGAAGGAAGGTGA
- a CDS encoding cystathionine beta-synthase, with protein sequence MSYYESLLDLIGNTPLVKLQKVVDGANPLVLAKIEYLNPGGSVKDRIAVRMVDAAEASGALKPGGTIVEPTSGNTGIGLALVAQQRGYHCIFVCPDKVSGDKINTLRAYGAEVVVCPTAVAPEDPRSYYEVSDRLARETPGGWKPDQYANPANPQSHYETTGPEIWEQTGGRITHFIAGVGTGGTISGVGRYLKERSDGRVQIIGADPEGSVYSGGTGRPYLVEGVGEDFWPATFDRNICDEVIAVSDAESFAMTRRLAREEGLLVGGSCGMAAVAAVRVASRLGPDDVVVVLLPDGGRGYLSKIFSDKWMSDYGFMHAAGETTVGDVLLAKSGQTPSLVHAHPNESVREAIDILREYGVSQMPVVRAEPPVTAGEVVGSVAEKALLDALFAGTASLADPLEPHMSPPLPIIGSGEPVSVAISELEVADALLVHFDGKPAGVLTRQDLLGHLATSR encoded by the coding sequence ATGAGCTACTACGAATCGCTGCTCGACCTCATCGGCAACACACCGCTGGTCAAACTGCAGAAGGTCGTCGACGGGGCCAACCCGCTGGTGCTGGCCAAGATCGAGTACCTGAACCCGGGTGGCTCGGTGAAGGATCGGATCGCCGTCCGGATGGTTGACGCGGCCGAGGCCTCCGGCGCCCTGAAGCCGGGTGGCACGATCGTCGAGCCAACCTCCGGCAATACCGGCATTGGTCTGGCCCTGGTCGCCCAGCAGCGGGGCTACCACTGCATCTTCGTCTGCCCCGACAAGGTCAGCGGGGACAAGATCAACACCCTGCGCGCCTACGGGGCCGAGGTCGTCGTCTGCCCCACCGCGGTCGCCCCGGAGGACCCGCGCTCCTACTACGAGGTCTCCGACCGGCTGGCCCGTGAGACACCCGGCGGCTGGAAGCCGGACCAGTACGCGAACCCGGCCAATCCGCAGTCGCACTACGAGACGACCGGACCCGAGATCTGGGAGCAGACCGGCGGGCGGATCACCCACTTCATCGCCGGCGTCGGTACCGGCGGCACGATCAGCGGCGTCGGGCGCTACTTGAAGGAGCGCTCAGACGGCCGGGTGCAGATCATCGGGGCCGACCCGGAGGGCTCGGTCTACTCCGGGGGCACCGGACGGCCGTACCTCGTCGAGGGCGTGGGCGAGGACTTCTGGCCGGCTACCTTCGACCGGAACATCTGCGACGAGGTGATCGCAGTCTCCGACGCCGAATCCTTCGCCATGACCCGACGGCTGGCCCGCGAAGAGGGGCTGCTGGTCGGTGGCTCCTGCGGCATGGCGGCGGTGGCCGCCGTTCGCGTCGCTTCCCGGCTGGGCCCGGACGACGTGGTGGTGGTGCTGCTGCCGGACGGCGGGCGCGGGTATCTGTCGAAGATCTTCTCCGACAAGTGGATGTCCGACTACGGCTTCATGCACGCCGCGGGCGAGACCACGGTCGGCGATGTGCTGCTCGCGAAGTCCGGCCAGACGCCCTCACTGGTGCACGCGCACCCGAACGAGTCGGTGCGCGAGGCGATCGACATCCTGCGTGAGTACGGCGTCTCGCAGATGCCGGTGGTGCGGGCCGAACCCCCGGTCACCGCCGGCGAGGTCGTCGGATCAGTGGCCGAGAAGGCGCTGCTGGACGCGCTCTTCGCCGGCACCGCGTCGCTGGCCGACCCGCTGGAGCCGCACATGTCCCCGCCACTGCCCATCATCGGCTCGGGGGAACCGGTCTCGGTCGCGATATCCGAGCTGGAGGTGGCCGATGCCCTGCTGGTGCATTTCGACGGGAAGCCGGCGGGGGTGCTGACCCGCCAAGACCTTCTCGGTCACCTGGCGACGTCCCGCTGA
- a CDS encoding ABC-2 type transport system permease protein/oleandomycin transport system permease protein: MSAVTAPPPAAFTRRRGALITDSLTMTWRLLRTALRIPDLLVFSTIQPVMFVLLFRYVFGGAIETGGIPYVQFLMPGIFVQTLAFNGAATGIGVADDMAKGIVDRFRTLPISPAAMFIGRAIADTIRSAFVLFIMVVVGVATGYRFHTTFVDLVAGVALMLFFSFCFSWIGIFIGLIVKSVEAASSGGFLWLFPLTFASSAFVPVSSMPSWLQTFAKYNPITLVVDAVRGWFDHDLQAALHINVATSALQSLCWLLGILLVFVPLCVRRFRKLSG; this comes from the coding sequence ATGAGCGCCGTCACTGCTCCGCCACCCGCCGCCTTTACCCGTCGGCGAGGGGCGTTGATCACCGATTCCCTGACCATGACGTGGCGTCTGCTGCGTACCGCCCTACGGATCCCGGACCTGCTGGTCTTCTCGACGATTCAGCCGGTCATGTTCGTGCTGCTTTTTCGCTACGTCTTCGGCGGCGCGATCGAGACCGGCGGGATCCCGTACGTCCAGTTCCTGATGCCGGGCATCTTCGTCCAGACCCTGGCCTTCAACGGCGCGGCGACCGGTATCGGCGTCGCCGATGACATGGCGAAGGGGATCGTCGACCGGTTCCGGACGCTGCCCATCTCGCCGGCCGCGATGTTCATCGGACGGGCCATCGCCGACACGATTCGCTCGGCCTTCGTGCTCTTCATCATGGTGGTGGTCGGCGTCGCCACCGGGTATCGCTTCCACACCACTTTCGTCGACCTGGTTGCCGGCGTCGCGCTCATGCTCTTCTTCAGCTTCTGCTTCAGCTGGATCGGCATCTTCATCGGTCTGATCGTGAAGTCGGTCGAGGCAGCCTCCTCCGGCGGTTTTCTCTGGCTCTTCCCGCTCACCTTTGCCAGCTCCGCGTTCGTGCCGGTGAGTTCGATGCCCAGCTGGCTGCAGACGTTCGCCAAATACAACCCGATCACGCTGGTGGTTGACGCCGTACGGGGATGGTTCGACCATGACCTGCAGGCGGCGCTGCACATCAACGTCGCCACCAGCGCGCTGCAGTCTCTCTGCTGGTTGCTGGGAATCCTGCTGGTCTTCGTCCCGCTCTGCGTGCGGCGCTTCCGCAAGCTCTCCGGATGA